From a region of the Bradyrhizobium manausense genome:
- a CDS encoding NAD-dependent epimerase/dehydratase family protein, producing MALVLVTGGSGFIGHHLVEVLRARGQRVRVLDVRPPATPNADVEYVHGSVLDGTAVDAAMSGADQVYHLAGLPGMWVANKQDFHDVNFRGTEVVLGAAMKRNVSRFLHCSTESILFPYASLNGVAAEEALQPADAMPGAYTRSKSLAEHHAAKAAAAGFPLVIGTPTMPIGAADHNLTPPTAMLWYFLQKKVQPHLDFLVNIVDVRDVAMGLVLTMERGRLGQRYILGGDCVRLGQILRMMSAMSGRRQYPVVVPGKIAELSAIMLESISDRITRRPPNGTAEGVRIALAASDLSIGKARTELGYAPRPIEPVLRETITHLLARNGQQPSGAIKHHALSSRAS from the coding sequence ATGGCTCTCGTACTGGTTACCGGTGGCAGCGGCTTCATCGGACATCATCTCGTAGAAGTGCTCCGCGCCCGTGGGCAGCGGGTGCGCGTGCTCGATGTTCGCCCGCCAGCCACACCGAACGCTGACGTCGAATATGTGCACGGCTCGGTGCTTGATGGCACCGCGGTCGATGCCGCGATGTCGGGAGCCGATCAGGTCTATCACCTCGCCGGCCTGCCCGGCATGTGGGTCGCCAACAAGCAGGACTTCCACGACGTCAATTTCCGCGGCACCGAGGTCGTGCTCGGGGCTGCGATGAAGCGCAATGTGTCGCGCTTCCTGCACTGCTCGACGGAATCGATCCTGTTCCCTTATGCGAGCCTCAATGGCGTTGCCGCCGAGGAGGCGCTCCAACCAGCCGACGCGATGCCGGGCGCCTATACGCGCTCGAAGTCGCTCGCCGAGCATCATGCCGCGAAGGCCGCTGCCGCCGGCTTCCCGCTCGTGATCGGCACGCCGACCATGCCGATCGGCGCCGCGGACCACAATCTGACGCCACCGACGGCGATGCTCTGGTACTTCCTTCAGAAGAAGGTGCAGCCGCATCTCGACTTCCTGGTCAATATCGTCGACGTCCGCGACGTCGCCATGGGCCTCGTGCTGACGATGGAACGCGGCCGCCTCGGCCAGCGCTACATCCTCGGCGGCGACTGTGTCCGGCTCGGCCAGATCCTGCGGATGATGTCGGCGATGAGCGGCCGGCGGCAATATCCCGTCGTCGTTCCCGGCAAGATTGCCGAGCTCTCCGCCATCATGCTCGAATCGATCTCCGATCGCATCACGCGCCGCCCGCCGAACGGCACCGCCGAGGGCGTGCGCATCGCGCTTGCCGCGAGCGACCTCTCGATCGGCAAGGCGCGCACCGAGCTCGGCTATGCGCCGCGCCCGATCGAGCCGGTGCTGCGCGAAACCATCACCCATCTGCTCGCCCGCAACGGCCAGCAGCCCTCCGGCGCCATCAAGCATCACGCGCTCTCATCGCGCGCGAGCTAG
- a CDS encoding DUF962 domain-containing protein has translation MAGYFQRQLADYVEYHRDPWNCAMHVVGILLLFTGATLPLTRVAFPMFGVEVSLAVILALPVLVYWLMLDAGVGFGILVSMIVLLWVATSIGNQVSTAMMWSIFAVLIGLGVAAQIVGHRVFEERQPSMVDHPTHFLLGPMFVMAKLFIALGFRRDLAAILVPVQTNSLSTR, from the coding sequence ATGGCTGGCTATTTTCAACGCCAACTGGCCGATTATGTCGAATACCATCGCGATCCCTGGAATTGCGCGATGCATGTGGTCGGCATTCTCCTGCTCTTCACCGGCGCGACGCTGCCGCTGACGCGGGTCGCTTTTCCGATGTTCGGGGTCGAGGTGAGCCTGGCGGTGATTTTGGCGCTGCCCGTGCTGGTATACTGGCTGATGCTGGACGCCGGGGTCGGCTTCGGCATCCTCGTGTCGATGATCGTGCTACTTTGGGTCGCAACCTCGATCGGCAATCAGGTCTCAACCGCCATGATGTGGTCGATTTTTGCGGTGCTGATCGGGCTTGGTGTCGCGGCACAGATCGTTGGCCACAGGGTATTCGAGGAGCGGCAGCCGTCGATGGTCGACCACCCCACGCATTTTCTGCTTGGACCAATGTTCGTTATGGCAAAATTATTCATTGCATTGGGCTTCCGTCGCGACCTTGCCGCGATTCTGGTGCCTGTTCAGACCAATTCCCTTTCAACCCGATAG